The following DNA comes from Kitasatospora sp. NBC_01287.
CCTGGTGGACGCCACCTCGGGCGCCGGCGGCCTGCCGGTGGACATCACCGAGACCGACGTCTACTACTTCGCGCCGCAGAAGTCCTTCGCCTCGGAGGGCGGGCTCTGGCTGGCCGCCTTCTCGCCGGCCGCCCTGGAGCGCGCCGCCGAGATCGCCGGCTCCGGCCGCTACATCCCGCCGTTCTTCGACCTGCCGACCGCGATCGACAACTCCTCGAAGGACCAGACGTACAACACCCCGGCGATCGCCACCCTCTTCCTGCTGGCCGACCAGCTGGAGTGGCTGAACGGCAACGGCGGGCTCGACTGGGCCGTCGCCCGTACGGCTGAATCCTCGGGCCACCTCTACGGCTGGGCCGAGAAGTCCGCCTTCGCCAACCCGTTCGTCGCCGAGCCGGCCGAGCGCTCCCAGGTGGTCGGCACCATCGACTTCGACGAGTCGATCGACGCGGCCGCCGTCGCCAAGGCACTGCGCGCCAACGGCATCGTGGACACCGAGCCCTACCGCAAGCTGGGCCGCAACCAGCTGCGGATCGCGATGTTCCCGGCGATCGACCCCGCCGACGTGCAGGCGCTGACCGCGTGCGTCGACTACGTGGTCGACCAGCTCTGACCAGCCTGACCAGCCTGACCTGACCCGCCTGACCTGCTCTGACCTGCTCTGACCTGCTGAGCAACGGCGAACGGGCCGCCGCCCCTCGGGGCGGCGGCCCGTTCGCCTCTCCTGCGGCGCTACCTCTGCACCAGGGCGCCGATCAGCACGCCGACCAGGATCAGCAGGAAGGCGCCGGTGACGATGCGGGAACGAGTCTTGGGATCCACGTTTCGAGCGTACCCGGCGCACCTGAGCCCGCTCAGAGCCGGGAGCCCCCGGTGGCGTCCAGCAGCTGGCCGGTGACCCAGCGGGCGTCGTCCGAGGCGAGGAACGCCACCACGTCGGCCACGTCGGCGGCGGTGCCCAGCCGGTTGAAGACCGAGTAGGCCTCGGCCCCGGCGCGCGCGGCCGGGTCGGCCAGCCAGTCGGCGTTGGTGTCCGTGTCGATCACCCCCGGCGCCACCGTGTTGACCGTCACACCGCGCTCGCCGAGCTGCTGGGCCAGGGCCGCCGTCAGCACCTCCAGGGCGCCCTTGGCGGCCGCGTAGGCGATCAGGCCGGGCGTGGCGATCCGGGTCGCGCCGGTGGAGACGTTGACGATCCGGCCGCCGTCCCGCAGCCGTGCCAGCCCCTGCTGGAGGATGAAGAACGGCGCCTTCACGTTGACCGCGAAGACCCGCTCGTACGCCTCCTCGGTGACCTCCTCGATGGTGCCCCGGGCCGCGATCCCGGCGTTATTGACCAGGATGTCCAGGCCGGCCGCGTCACCCCGGGCCGCCAGCGCCCCGTCGAAGGCGGCCCAGAGCGCCGCCGCGTCCCCGGGCACGCCCAGCTCGGCGCCGATCGCGAACGCCCGGCCGCCGGCCGCCTCGATCTCGGCCACCGTCTCCTTGGCCGCCGTCTCGTTGCCGCCGTAGTGCACCGCCACCAGCGCGCCCTCGCGCGCCAGCCGCAGCGCGATCCCCTTGCCGATCCCCCGACTGCCGCCGGTCACCAGTGCCGTCCTGCCGGAAAGTCCGCTGCCCATCGCCCCTCGCCTTTCTGTAGCGGTCGCTATGGAAAGAACGTAGCACGGTTTCTGTAGTGGTCGATATAGAATCTGGACATGACGACATCCCCGACCCGTGGCCGCCCCCGGTCCTTCGACCGCGAGGCGGCGCTGGACGCGGCCACCCGGCTGTTCTGGGAGCAGGGCTACGAGGCCACCTCGATCGCCGACCTGACGGCGGTGATGGGCATCCGGGCGCCCAGCCTCTACGCGGCCTTCGGCGACAAGCGGACGCTCTTCGAGGAGGCGGTCGGCGCCTACCGCGACTCCTACGGCGCCTTCATGGCCCGCGCGCTCGCCGAGGAGCCGACCGTGCGCGGCGGGGTGGCGCGCCTGCTGCGCGAGACGGCGCGGGAGTTCAGCGCGCCCGGGCGGCCGCACGGCTGCCTGGTGATCAGCGCTGCGGTCAACTGCGGAGACCCTGAGGTGCGGGCTCGGCTGCGGGCGATCCGGGAGGGCAACACCGCCGAGATCCAGCGGCGGATCGCGGCGGCGGTGGCGAGCGGCGAGGAGCCGCCGGAGGCCGACCCGCGCGCCCTGGCCCGGCTCACCGGCGCGGTGGTGCAGGGCATGTCGCAGCAGGCCAGGGACGGGGTCGGGCGGGCGGATCTCGAACTGGTCGCGGCGGCGGCGATGCGGGCCTGGCCGGCGGCGGTCAGCCCGGCGGCGGCGGGGTGAGCGGAGGGGTGAGCGGAGGGGTGAGCGGCCAGCGGTCGACGGTGGTGTAGCGGGCGCGGCCGCTGTCGAAGTCGCTGCGCATCAGCCGGAACTCCGCCGCCGGCCAGCCTGCGCCCTGGAACCCGGCCAACTGCTCGGCGGCCGTGCGGATGACGGTGCGCCCCTCGCGACCGTCGCGGGCCAGGGTGAGATGGGGGTGGAACCCGGACTGCTCCGCCGCGTCCAGCACCTCGGCCGCCGCCCGCGTGACGCCCTGGGCGAGCGAGCGGAGCACCCGCGTCTGCCCGGCCACCCCGGCCCACAGGACGCGGTCACCGAAGTGGCCACCCCCGGCCAGGCACAGGCGGTGCGGGGGCGAGCCGAGCGCGGCCCGCCCGAGGGCGGCGCGCAGCGGGGGCAGTTGGTCCTCGGGCACCGACCCGAGGAACGCGAGGGTGAGGTGCCAGCCCTCCTCCGCCGTCCAGCGCAGCCGCTCGGCTCCGGGCAGCGCGCGCAAGGGGGCGACGGCGGCGGCGAGTTCGGCCACCGCGTCGGCGGGCGGCAGGACGGCGACGAAGAGTCTCATGGGCGGGCGCTCCCCGGCGGTTGCCGCGAACTCAGCTGGACGGCGTGACCGGGGACCGCAGGCCGAGCCACTGTTCGGCGTCCCAGGCGTGGTACCGCTCCACCTCGGTGAACCCCAGCTTCGCCGCGAGGCGCATCGAGCCGGTGTTGGCGGTCTGGGTGGCGAGTACCACCGGCTCGCCGGGAAGGGCGCCGTCGAGCCAGTCGAGCGCCGCCGCGCACGCCTCGGCGGCGTATCCGGATCCCCACGCCCGTGGCAGGAACAGGTAGCCGAGATCGGGCTTCCCCGCAGCAGCCGGGCGATGCTGCTCCGACGCCCTCCTGAGCAGGATCTGGCCGATCATCACCCCGTCGAGGTCAACGACGAAACTCCCCGGCCACCGCTCGGGCACCTCGGGCAGCTCGCGCTCG
Coding sequences within:
- the serC gene encoding phosphoserine transaminase — protein: MAQIQIPADLKPADGRFGCGPSKVRPEALSALAATGTSLLGTSHRQAPVKNLVKRVREGVSSLFSLPEGYEVVLGNGGSTAFWDIAALGLVRQKSQHLNFGEFSSKFASSVKAVPWLDDPSVIKSEPGTHPLPVAEAGVDVYALTHNETSTGVAMPIRRPAGTAGDGSLVLVDATSGAGGLPVDITETDVYYFAPQKSFASEGGLWLAAFSPAALERAAEIAGSGRYIPPFFDLPTAIDNSSKDQTYNTPAIATLFLLADQLEWLNGNGGLDWAVARTAESSGHLYGWAEKSAFANPFVAEPAERSQVVGTIDFDESIDAAAVAKALRANGIVDTEPYRKLGRNQLRIAMFPAIDPADVQALTACVDYVVDQL
- a CDS encoding SDR family oxidoreductase translates to MGSGLSGRTALVTGGSRGIGKGIALRLAREGALVAVHYGGNETAAKETVAEIEAAGGRAFAIGAELGVPGDAAALWAAFDGALAARGDAAGLDILVNNAGIAARGTIEEVTEEAYERVFAVNVKAPFFILQQGLARLRDGGRIVNVSTGATRIATPGLIAYAAAKGALEVLTAALAQQLGERGVTVNTVAPGVIDTDTNADWLADPAARAGAEAYSVFNRLGTAADVADVVAFLASDDARWVTGQLLDATGGSRL
- a CDS encoding TetR/AcrR family transcriptional regulator, coding for MTTSPTRGRPRSFDREAALDAATRLFWEQGYEATSIADLTAVMGIRAPSLYAAFGDKRTLFEEAVGAYRDSYGAFMARALAEEPTVRGGVARLLRETAREFSAPGRPHGCLVISAAVNCGDPEVRARLRAIREGNTAEIQRRIAAAVASGEEPPEADPRALARLTGAVVQGMSQQARDGVGRADLELVAAAAMRAWPAAVSPAAAG
- the thpR gene encoding RNA 2',3'-cyclic phosphodiesterase, which produces MRLFVAVLPPADAVAELAAAVAPLRALPGAERLRWTAEEGWHLTLAFLGSVPEDQLPPLRAALGRAALGSPPHRLCLAGGGHFGDRVLWAGVAGQTRVLRSLAQGVTRAAAEVLDAAEQSGFHPHLTLARDGREGRTVIRTAAEQLAGFQGAGWPAAEFRLMRSDFDSGRARYTTVDRWPLTPPLTPPLTPPPPG
- a CDS encoding GNAT family N-acetyltransferase — its product is MELGPVVWPPEPIRTERLLLRESEARDRAAFVELLASPEVHAYLGGPRSRDELERELPEVPERWPGSFVVDLDGVMIGQILLRRASEQHRPAAAGKPDLGYLFLPRAWGSGYAAEACAAALDWLDGALPGEPVVLATQTANTGSMRLAAKLGFTEVERYHAWDAEQWLGLRSPVTPSS